One stretch of Portunus trituberculatus isolate SZX2019 chromosome 23, ASM1759143v1, whole genome shotgun sequence DNA includes these proteins:
- the LOC123507894 gene encoding uncharacterized protein LOC123507894, giving the protein MGKLGADRIMVALLATLAAAALANPQVTPQMSNAPFTAEEEFSNYERTLIHKENETLADEGKLRQYVYYSNARNATEPKSNLNDTESLFGETRREIIAINSSNARNSINSKYKANETDIVDDGKLRHDLHSLKSDIESVFRFNETEIVDDDDGKVPHDTHFIKSNVADSLKSDVQLRLRVNDTEDLDVGEVRQVKSSTTTTTKKPLSLSVADDEMEVERDDRDQQRITHW; this is encoded by the exons ATGGGGAAGCTTGGAGCAGACAGGATCATGGTGGCACTGCTGGCGACCCTCGCCGCGGCTGCCCTGGCGAATCCTCAAGTGACACCGCAG ATGAGCAACGCGCCTTTCACTGCGGAAGAGGAATTTTCAAATTACGAACGCACACTTAtccataaagaaaatgagactcTCGCTGATGAAGGAAAGCTTCGCCAATATGTATACTATTCCAACGCTAGGAATGCAACTGAACCTAAATCTAACTTGAACGACACTGAATCTCTCTTTGGTGAAACGCGTCGGGAAATTATTGCTATTAACTCTTCCAACGCTAGAAATTCAATTAATTCTAAATATAAAGCGAATGAGACAGACATTGTCGATGATGGGAAACTGAGACACGACTTACATTCTCTGAAGTCTGATATTGAGTCAGTATTTCGGTTTAATGAGACAGAAATtgtcgatgatgatgatggcaaagTGCCCCACGACACACACTTCATCAAATCCAACGTTGCTGATTCGCTGAAGTCTGATGTTCAGTTAAGACTTCGGGTTAATGACACAGAAGATCTCGATGTTGGAGAAGTGCGGCAGGTCAAGtcgtccactaccaccaccacaaaaaagcCACTTTCTTTGAGTGTTGCGGATGATGAGATGGAAGTAGAGAGGGATGACCGAGACCAGCAAAGAATCACCCATTGGTAG